Proteins found in one Clostridium kluyveri DSM 555 genomic segment:
- the gltX gene encoding glutamate--tRNA ligase, with protein sequence MTKVRTRFAPSPTGYMHVGNLRTALYTYLIAKHDGGDFILRIEDTDQERFVEGALDIIYHTLEITGLKHDEGPDIGGPVGPYIQSQRTDIYLEYAKELIDKGKAYYCFCTKERMDSLKNKDDEEKEFYKYDKHCLKLSKEEINEKLASNIPYVIRQNNPESGFTTFHDEIYGDISVDNSELDDMILIKSDGYPTYNFANVVDDHLMGITHVVRGSEYLSSAPKYNRLYDAFGWEVPIYIHCPPIMKDAHQKLSKRNGDASFQDLIEKGYLKEAVLNYIALLGWNPGNEKEIFDLDELVELFNYKNINKSPAIFDNVKLKWMNGEYMKKLPLEEFNKMALPYYKKVISKNLDFLKISELLKIRVEILSEIPDMLDFFNELPEYSTEIYIHKKMKTNLENSLFTLEKILPKFKELSPWTLENIEKCCMDLISELQVKNGIVLWPVRIALSGKKSTPGGAFEIADIIGKDESLKRIEYGIKKLKLESGDN encoded by the coding sequence ATGACTAAAGTCAGAACAAGATTTGCACCAAGCCCAACTGGATACATGCACGTTGGAAATTTAAGAACTGCACTGTATACATATTTAATAGCCAAACATGATGGAGGAGATTTTATACTGAGAATTGAAGATACAGATCAGGAAAGATTTGTAGAAGGTGCACTGGATATAATTTACCACACGCTAGAAATTACAGGACTCAAGCATGATGAAGGTCCTGATATAGGTGGTCCCGTAGGTCCTTACATACAGAGCCAGAGAACTGATATATATTTAGAATATGCCAAAGAACTTATAGATAAGGGAAAAGCTTATTATTGTTTTTGCACCAAAGAACGTATGGACAGCCTGAAAAACAAGGATGATGAAGAAAAGGAATTTTATAAATATGATAAGCACTGTCTCAAACTTTCAAAGGAAGAAATAAATGAAAAGCTTGCATCAAACATACCTTATGTTATAAGACAAAACAATCCTGAGAGTGGATTTACAACTTTTCATGATGAAATCTATGGAGACATTTCTGTGGACAATTCAGAATTAGATGATATGATACTTATAAAATCCGACGGCTACCCTACATACAACTTTGCAAATGTAGTAGATGATCACCTTATGGGAATTACACATGTGGTCAGGGGCAGCGAGTATTTATCTTCTGCTCCAAAATATAACAGACTCTATGATGCCTTTGGCTGGGAAGTTCCTATATACATCCATTGTCCTCCAATAATGAAAGATGCCCATCAAAAACTCAGCAAAAGAAATGGAGATGCCTCTTTTCAGGATTTAATAGAAAAGGGATATTTAAAGGAGGCTGTACTTAATTATATAGCTCTCCTGGGATGGAATCCTGGAAATGAAAAGGAAATATTTGACCTAGATGAACTGGTAGAGCTGTTTAACTATAAAAATATAAACAAATCTCCAGCTATCTTTGATAATGTAAAACTTAAATGGATGAATGGAGAATATATGAAGAAATTACCACTAGAAGAATTCAATAAGATGGCTCTTCCATATTATAAAAAAGTAATTTCAAAGAATTTGGATTTTTTAAAGATAAGTGAATTACTTAAAATAAGAGTTGAAATATTAAGTGAAATACCTGACATGTTAGATTTCTTCAACGAACTGCCAGAATACTCCACAGAAATATATATACACAAAAAGATGAAAACAAACCTTGAAAATTCACTTTTCACTCTTGAAAAAATTCTCCCGAAGTTTAAAGAACTTTCTCCATGGACTTTGGAAAATATAGAAAAATGCTGTATGGATTTAATATCAGAACTTCAGGTTAAAAATGGAATAGTACTGTGGCCTGTAAGAATTGCCCTATCAGGTAAAAAATCCACCCCAGGGGGTGCTTTTGAAATTGCAGATATTATAGGAAAAGATGAATCTTTAAAAAGAATAGAATATGGAATTAAAAAATTAAAGCTTGAAAGTGGGGATAATTAA